Proteins encoded in a region of the Candidatus Binatia bacterium genome:
- a CDS encoding 1-acyl-sn-glycerol-3-phosphate acyltransferase gives MTRFVVSAALRLWVHRLVVRRRGPQPQLAVAQMQRWCRRAWRRLRLEVRIVGEPLDTPCLYVSNHRTYLDIAVLSGALGATFLSRADVADWPVFGGVARAAGSIFVDRDDPADRVRAARELLRRVRTMRVVVFPEGTTRGERLPGPFAPGLLRLLRCARVPVVPVTLRYSDRSAYWVDDITMWTHLRTRVLAGTGLSCWVHVGTPLVLADTMENAPETIARGEVARPIEMFGELCGRYPR, from the coding sequence GTGACACGATTCGTCGTCTCGGCCGCGCTGCGTTTGTGGGTCCACCGGTTGGTCGTTCGCCGTCGCGGTCCGCAGCCGCAGCTGGCGGTGGCGCAGATGCAGCGCTGGTGTCGGCGCGCCTGGCGGCGACTGCGTCTCGAGGTGAGGATCGTTGGGGAGCCGCTCGACACCCCGTGTCTTTACGTATCCAATCATCGGACATACCTCGACATCGCCGTCCTTTCCGGCGCGCTCGGGGCGACCTTTCTCAGTCGTGCGGACGTTGCCGACTGGCCCGTGTTCGGCGGCGTGGCGCGCGCCGCCGGCAGCATCTTCGTCGACCGCGACGATCCGGCTGACCGCGTAAGGGCGGCGCGCGAGTTGCTGCGGCGCGTACGAACGATGCGTGTTGTCGTCTTTCCGGAAGGAACCACGCGGGGCGAGCGGCTGCCCGGGCCGTTCGCCCCCGGCCTCCTGCGCCTCCTGCGTTGCGCACGCGTGCCGGTGGTCCCGGTGACGTTGCGCTACAGCGACCGGAGCGCCTACTGGGTAGACGATATTACGATGTGGACGCACTTACGTACGCGTGTTCTCGCGGGAACAGGTCTGAGCTGCTGGGTCCACGTCGGCACGCCGCTGGTACTTGCCGACACCATGGAGAACGCCCCGGAGACGATTGCGCGGGGTGAAGTCGCCCGACCGATCGAGATGTTCGGAGAGCTCTGCGGCCGCTACCCGCGGTAA
- a CDS encoding divalent-cation tolerance protein CutA: MTDCIVVLVTVGTAEDGTRMARALVDDRLAACVNVVGPIRSIYRWDGQVCDDAEHLLVIKTRAALFAATTARIRAMHPYETPEIVALPITDGSEPYLAWLRGATPAAVD, translated from the coding sequence ATGACCGACTGCATTGTGGTTCTCGTTACCGTTGGAACGGCAGAAGACGGCACCCGCATGGCGCGCGCTCTTGTCGACGACCGGCTCGCCGCCTGCGTCAACGTCGTGGGCCCCATCCGCTCGATCTACCGTTGGGACGGACAGGTTTGCGACGATGCCGAGCACCTGTTGGTGATCAAGACCCGCGCGGCGCTCTTTGCTGCCACCACCGCCCGCATCCGGGCAATGCACCCATACGAAACGCCCGAGATCGTCGCGCTACCGATTACGGACGGATCGGAGCCTTATTTGGCATGGCTCCGCGGGGCCACGCCGGCCGCAGTCGACTGA
- the proB gene encoding glutamate 5-kinase, translated as MKDHLGHKQRLLRRVRRAVVKIGSSILSGPAGIDHRRLRDLSREICAVRGDGVDVVVVTSGAVAAGMTRLGMTTRPRTVPLRQAAAAVGQIDLMALYVEYFGAHGTRVAQILLTHEDLASRRRYLNARRTIETLFAAGVVPVANENDTVVVDELMNFGDNDNLSALIAGLVEADLLVLLSDVEGLYTRNPRVHADAELVRVVEHPTRAASKYAMDGQGPLGTGGMASKVAAATKAALAGIPTIIADGLHPGVLPAVFEARQVVGTLVLPAGDKLARRKHWIAYTLKPVGSLTVDQGAYEAITQRGRSLLAKGLKHVEGRFGSGDCVRCLDPSGREFARGLVNYGADEIDRIKGVHSAGIEAVLGYKLTEEVIHRNDLVVLE; from the coding sequence ATGAAGGATCACCTCGGGCACAAGCAGCGCCTGTTGCGGCGGGTGCGACGCGCGGTGGTGAAGATCGGCAGTAGCATCCTGTCGGGGCCGGCCGGTATCGACCATCGGCGCCTGCGCGACCTCAGTCGGGAGATCTGCGCGGTGCGCGGCGACGGCGTCGATGTGGTGGTCGTGACTTCGGGCGCGGTTGCAGCCGGGATGACGCGGCTCGGTATGACGACCCGGCCCCGGACGGTCCCGCTACGCCAGGCCGCGGCTGCGGTCGGCCAGATCGATCTGATGGCGCTGTACGTGGAGTACTTCGGTGCGCACGGAACGCGAGTCGCGCAGATACTGCTGACCCACGAAGACCTTGCCAGCCGTCGCCGCTATCTTAATGCGCGCCGCACGATCGAGACCTTGTTCGCCGCAGGCGTGGTGCCGGTCGCCAACGAGAACGATACGGTGGTCGTCGACGAGCTGATGAACTTCGGCGACAACGACAACCTCTCCGCCCTGATTGCCGGGCTGGTCGAGGCCGATCTGCTGGTGTTGTTGAGCGACGTCGAGGGCCTGTACACGCGCAATCCGCGGGTACACGCGGACGCCGAGCTGGTGCGCGTGGTCGAGCACCCGACGCGCGCCGCGAGCAAGTACGCGATGGACGGCCAGGGCCCGCTCGGGACGGGCGGTATGGCATCGAAGGTGGCGGCGGCGACCAAGGCGGCGCTCGCCGGCATTCCGACCATCATCGCCGATGGCCTGCACCCGGGCGTGCTGCCGGCGGTATTCGAGGCGCGCCAGGTTGTGGGCACGCTCGTCCTGCCGGCCGGCGACAAACTGGCCCGACGGAAGCATTGGATCGCGTACACACTGAAGCCGGTGGGTTCCCTGACCGTCGATCAGGGAGCGTACGAGGCGATCACCCAGCGCGGCCGCAGCCTGCTCGCCAAAGGCCTCAAGCACGTCGAAGGTCGGTTCGGCAGCGGCGATTGTGTCCGTTGCCTCGACCCGTCAGGCCGCGAGTTCGCGCGCGGCCTCGTTAACTACGGCGCCGATGAGATCGACCGGATCAAAGGCGTCCACTCTGCCGGCATCGAAGCTGTACTCGGCTACAAACTCACCGAGGAAGTAATTCACCGCAACGATCTCGTCGTGCTGGAGTGA
- the rpmA gene encoding 50S ribosomal protein L27 — protein MAHKKGQGSTRNGRDSNGQRRGVKVFAGQFARAGNILVRQLGTRIHPGKNVGMGRDFTLFALIDGIVRYERVGKDRKQVHIFPS, from the coding sequence ATGGCTCATAAAAAGGGGCAGGGGAGCACGCGCAACGGCCGCGACAGCAACGGCCAGCGGCGTGGAGTGAAGGTGTTCGCCGGGCAGTTCGCGCGGGCCGGCAACATCCTGGTCCGCCAGTTGGGCACGCGCATACACCCGGGTAAGAACGTCGGCATGGGTCGCGACTTCACGTTGTTCGCGCTGATCGACGGCATCGTAAGGTACGAGCGTGTGGGCAAGGACAGGAAACAGGTGCACATCTTTCCGTCCTGA
- a CDS encoding DUF6502 family protein, which produces MTLPPVRGPLKAKFVAAIRRLLHPVVRQLVTYGVSYPALSRLLKQIYVEVAEQDFALPFKRLTDSRVSLLTGINRKEIVQLRRRPSRSTAVVEVEDTLATHVLGRWMASPPYASRDGVPRRLPYDVSDSATPSFARLVREVGVDIPVRSVLDELLRQGAVELLPNGDVAVVREANIPQDDIEAKLTLLGADPGELFTTIVHNIEHPEAPLLQRKVVYDNIGADALVQLREEARRLGEEFIRRANALLATQDRDRNRDAPGGRRTRVVLGTHYFEEPYEPSPPAPVDSPLPGRIRRSR; this is translated from the coding sequence GTGACCCTGCCGCCAGTACGCGGTCCTCTCAAGGCCAAGTTCGTCGCCGCCATCAGGCGCCTGCTGCACCCTGTGGTTCGGCAACTCGTCACCTACGGGGTGAGCTACCCGGCGCTCAGCCGCCTTCTCAAGCAGATCTACGTGGAGGTTGCGGAGCAGGACTTCGCTCTGCCGTTCAAGCGCCTCACGGACAGTCGGGTTTCACTGCTCACCGGAATCAACCGCAAAGAGATCGTCCAACTCCGGCGCCGTCCCTCGCGGTCCACGGCCGTAGTCGAAGTCGAGGACACGCTCGCTACCCATGTGCTCGGCCGTTGGATGGCGAGCCCGCCCTACGCCAGCCGTGACGGCGTTCCCAGGCGTTTGCCATATGACGTGTCCGACTCCGCCACGCCGAGCTTTGCCAGACTGGTACGCGAAGTCGGGGTCGACATACCTGTCCGGTCGGTACTCGACGAGTTGCTACGTCAGGGTGCCGTCGAATTGCTGCCGAACGGCGACGTAGCGGTGGTTAGAGAAGCGAACATCCCGCAGGACGATATCGAGGCAAAGCTCACGTTACTTGGTGCAGATCCGGGGGAGCTGTTCACCACCATCGTGCACAACATCGAACACCCGGAGGCACCCCTCCTGCAGCGCAAGGTCGTCTACGACAACATCGGCGCCGATGCTCTCGTCCAACTTCGCGAGGAGGCCCGCCGCCTTGGCGAGGAGTTCATTCGCCGCGCCAATGCCCTGTTGGCCACCCAGGATCGCGACCGCAATCGGGATGCACCCGGCGGCCGGCGCACCCGCGTGGTGCTCGGCACCCACTACTTTGAGGAACCGTACGAACCGTCACCACCGGCCCCGGTGGACTCGCCGCTGCCCGGTCGTATCCGGAGGTCTCGATGA
- the rplU gene encoding 50S ribosomal protein L21, with amino-acid sequence MSYAVIRTGGKQYRVAPGDLIRVEKIGGDPGSDIEFTDVLMTADAGAVRVGKPLLAGARVTGRVVQQGKAKKILVFKKKRRKNYRRHRGHRQLFTDVRVTAIESGGEAHGS; translated from the coding sequence ATGAGCTACGCAGTCATTCGCACCGGCGGCAAGCAGTATCGCGTCGCTCCCGGCGATCTCATTCGGGTAGAGAAGATCGGGGGTGACCCGGGGAGCGACATCGAGTTCACGGATGTCCTGATGACCGCGGACGCAGGCGCGGTGCGGGTCGGCAAGCCGCTTCTGGCGGGGGCCCGTGTCACGGGGCGGGTTGTGCAACAGGGAAAAGCCAAGAAGATATTGGTTTTCAAGAAGAAGCGGCGCAAGAACTACCGCCGCCATCGCGGTCATCGTCAGCTGTTTACAGATGTCCGTGTGACTGCCATCGAGAGCGGAGGGGAAGCCCATGGCTCATAA
- the menB gene encoding 1,4-dihydroxy-2-naphthoyl-CoA synthase has product MQFTDILFDKTDGVAWITINRPDVRNAFRARTVDEMIAAFRAAWGDPDVGVVVLTGAGDKAFCSGGDLRDRSASGYGDRPGIGLDVATLHGVIRNIPKPVIAMVNGFAIGGGHVLHVICDLSIAADSAVFGQVGPRVGSVDPGFGTAYLARIIGEKKAREIWFLCKQYTAQQALEMGLVNKVVPATQLRAEVEQWCRDLLAMSPTALKLAKYSFNADTEHINGITEMGFSALELYYRTPEAQEGRNAFIEKRKPEFRKYAR; this is encoded by the coding sequence ATGCAGTTTACCGACATCCTCTTTGACAAGACCGACGGAGTCGCGTGGATCACTATCAACCGTCCTGACGTGCGCAACGCTTTCCGGGCCCGCACCGTCGACGAGATGATCGCCGCGTTCCGCGCCGCGTGGGGCGACCCCGATGTCGGTGTCGTCGTCCTGACTGGCGCGGGCGACAAGGCCTTCTGTTCGGGCGGCGACCTGCGCGACCGCAGCGCATCCGGTTACGGCGACCGGCCGGGAATCGGGCTCGACGTAGCGACTCTCCACGGTGTCATCCGCAACATCCCCAAGCCGGTCATCGCCATGGTCAACGGCTTCGCTATCGGCGGCGGCCACGTGCTGCACGTCATCTGCGATCTGTCGATCGCCGCCGACAGCGCCGTCTTCGGCCAGGTCGGCCCCCGCGTCGGGAGCGTCGATCCCGGCTTCGGCACCGCGTATCTCGCCCGCATCATCGGCGAGAAAAAGGCCCGCGAGATCTGGTTTCTCTGCAAGCAGTACACCGCACAGCAGGCCCTCGAAATGGGGCTCGTCAACAAAGTCGTTCCCGCCACACAACTCCGCGCCGAGGTCGAACAGTGGTGCCGCGACCTCCTTGCCATGAGCCCGACTGCCCTCAAGCTGGCGAAGTACTCCTTCAACGCCGACACCGAGCACATCAACGGCATCACCGAGATGGGCTTCAGCGCCCTCGAGCTCTACTACCGCACTCCTGAAGCCCAGGAAGGCCGCAACGCCTTCATCGAGAAACGCAAGCCAGAGTTCCGGAAGTATGCCAGGTAA
- a CDS encoding protein kinase, protein MNSGQSTGERPASSVPAAAGERAGFPGLPQRFQIRECLGEGSQKRVYRAHDAMLEREVAIAVLPLAAMSEADRAGVRREAKLMAKVGERPHLVPIFDTIEHPDVLYLVSRFMRGGTLAEELAREGAAGLPIARVVVIARDVCAGLQHAHDAGVTHRDVKPANVFLDDRGTAHLGDFGLSLDSRRGRLTEDEMLVGTPPYMAPEVLDGRLGDARSDLYALGCVLYEMLTGRPPFAGAELRDRLLQLVRAAPVPPRRRRADVPPALEDLVLSLLAESPEQRPQSASATLAALDGIGASGGARAAGRRHVAPARRRRPLPPPVTGTDGAAVAGRALPGALLVGREEPLAWIQARLGDACAGAPRVALIGGEVGIGKTRLLAELRAVALNRGVTVGWGRSFEEGTPPYLPIVEAVRQALDLSTPNSIAVEGRNRSILRRFLEEGGVSSRRPPSVGAVVDADRERLRLFLTVSRAVIEATKEKPLLLVLDDLHWADRSSLDLFLHLAFATADHGAREAVRLLIVGAFRPVQPSDQLATVLLRLLRESFCERFDLTGLGEIDVQALIRALTQAEPAPRLVESLVAATRGNPLFVREIVQGWMAAGALRERDGLLTLADPAAPLHLPGEIASVVAARTEALSVPCRRVLARAAFLGDPFDLKTLATVVAVAPRTVRTRLDEGIAQGMVEPEGDDFRFTHPLVRHAFYTLPSATERRLIHAGIATALETRADEVNLLRLARQFVAAENEVDPAKVALYAGRAGVQAARLFAWGEAAAFYEAAIAAAERIDGFDQRMFAGLLHGAAFAHLRGRDMGPCLARYRAAVAAYEAVGEVRSLALALKEQADAMLTMRGPNVDIEPLQNVLDRLGPDADDVAGRLLTTIAQVQWVTNRLAEAESTAERAVGISARTGDTVLAASAHVVRAIAQAQQLRVDDALASYEKALTITLRSGDLRLQNWPRQRIPMVLFWAGRLDDAMAAAREAESLVLQTHDWAEHSLGLGTQACIAVARGDMRTAGRCVEQTLAMIRRTRYPWGAPLCLPALAGAHVGRGAYADARRTLETLVSPGQVFDEPGGGIQLLARLYGDLVRAYTEPSPTIRAELATAMLTAIPWPEKADVNSLGPLCAAVEVADLAGVSELAARAYEPLLYAETQGVVFSSGWVFLLSRVLGVAAALLGDRARAEVHFRTAIAAAQRAGAGPELGRACFDLARLLAAARAETSIGDETRQLIDLALSAFGRGGLAPWTARAEAWAAAHGIEVVPLARASGVADQAQPWSGQAAAGIARTPERQVLAVLFTDLAGSTELIDRLGDVGARAVLRRHDHIVRRCLTKRGARQLKHTGDGFMAAFAAAADAVRCALDIQAELAKQNTADADARLLVRIGISAGEPVRDGSELFGAAVNAAARICGRARPGQVLVADVVRQLIADPAFSFVDRGRVSLRGFRERVHVFEVQRKPPLTRPRRARKGEGNAHQR, encoded by the coding sequence ATGAACAGCGGCCAATCGACAGGTGAGCGCCCGGCGTCGAGCGTGCCGGCGGCGGCCGGAGAGCGTGCGGGCTTCCCGGGCCTGCCGCAGCGCTTCCAGATCCGGGAGTGTCTTGGCGAGGGGAGTCAGAAGCGTGTCTATCGGGCACACGACGCCATGCTGGAACGAGAGGTGGCCATCGCCGTGTTGCCGCTGGCTGCGATGAGCGAGGCCGACCGGGCGGGTGTTCGGCGCGAAGCGAAGTTGATGGCCAAGGTTGGAGAGCGCCCGCACCTCGTTCCGATCTTTGACACGATCGAGCATCCGGACGTTCTGTACCTGGTAAGCCGCTTCATGCGCGGGGGGACGCTGGCCGAGGAGCTTGCCCGCGAGGGTGCCGCCGGGTTGCCGATCGCGCGCGTGGTTGTCATTGCCCGCGATGTGTGTGCTGGCTTGCAGCACGCCCACGACGCCGGCGTTACGCACCGGGACGTCAAGCCGGCGAACGTCTTTCTGGACGATCGAGGAACGGCTCATCTGGGCGACTTCGGTCTGTCGCTGGACTCGCGCCGTGGCCGCCTGACTGAAGACGAGATGCTCGTTGGTACGCCGCCGTACATGGCTCCCGAAGTGCTCGACGGGAGGCTCGGGGATGCGCGTAGCGACCTCTACGCGCTGGGCTGCGTACTTTACGAGATGCTTACGGGACGCCCGCCGTTCGCCGGCGCGGAGCTCCGCGATCGGCTCTTGCAGTTGGTGCGCGCCGCTCCGGTGCCGCCCCGACGCCGACGGGCAGACGTGCCTCCGGCCCTCGAAGACCTGGTGTTGTCGCTGCTCGCGGAAAGCCCCGAGCAACGGCCGCAGTCCGCATCGGCGACCCTGGCCGCGCTCGACGGCATCGGGGCGAGTGGTGGAGCGCGTGCCGCCGGCCGGCGCCACGTTGCGCCGGCCAGACGCCGGCGTCCGCTGCCGCCACCGGTTACCGGCACGGATGGTGCGGCCGTTGCGGGACGCGCGCTACCTGGTGCACTGCTCGTCGGACGTGAAGAACCCCTGGCCTGGATCCAGGCGCGTCTCGGAGACGCCTGTGCGGGTGCGCCGCGCGTGGCGCTCATTGGCGGCGAGGTTGGTATCGGCAAGACCCGCCTCCTTGCCGAGCTACGCGCGGTAGCCTTGAACCGCGGAGTTACGGTCGGCTGGGGCCGCAGCTTCGAGGAGGGCACTCCACCTTACCTGCCGATCGTCGAAGCGGTGCGTCAGGCGCTCGATCTGTCGACGCCGAATTCTATTGCGGTGGAGGGCCGCAATCGCTCGATACTGCGCCGATTTCTGGAGGAGGGAGGGGTGTCCAGTCGACGCCCGCCCTCGGTGGGCGCGGTTGTCGATGCCGATCGGGAACGGCTGCGTCTCTTTCTGACCGTGTCGCGCGCCGTCATCGAAGCGACGAAGGAAAAGCCGCTGCTTCTGGTCCTTGACGATCTACACTGGGCCGACCGATCTTCGCTCGACCTGTTCTTACACTTGGCGTTTGCGACCGCCGACCATGGCGCCCGTGAAGCAGTGCGCCTCTTGATAGTGGGAGCGTTCCGCCCAGTGCAGCCGAGCGATCAGCTCGCAACTGTTCTGTTGCGCTTGCTAAGGGAGTCCTTTTGCGAGCGTTTCGACCTCACCGGGCTGGGTGAGATCGATGTTCAAGCCCTGATTCGTGCCCTGACCCAGGCTGAGCCGGCCCCGCGGCTGGTGGAGAGCCTCGTGGCCGCTACGCGTGGCAACCCTTTGTTCGTGCGGGAGATTGTTCAGGGCTGGATGGCAGCGGGGGCGCTGCGGGAGCGCGACGGGTTGCTCACCCTTGCCGACCCGGCCGCGCCGCTCCACCTGCCGGGGGAAATCGCGTCGGTCGTCGCGGCGCGGACCGAGGCTCTATCGGTGCCGTGTCGCCGGGTGCTGGCCCGGGCCGCGTTTCTGGGTGACCCTTTCGATCTGAAGACGCTTGCCACGGTTGTCGCCGTGGCCCCACGCACGGTGCGGACCCGCCTCGATGAGGGGATAGCGCAGGGTATGGTCGAGCCCGAGGGGGACGATTTCCGCTTCACGCATCCGCTCGTTCGGCACGCCTTCTACACCTTGCCGAGCGCCACCGAGCGCCGTCTTATCCACGCTGGGATCGCCACCGCCCTGGAGACGCGAGCCGACGAGGTTAACCTTCTGCGCCTGGCCCGCCAATTTGTGGCCGCCGAGAACGAAGTCGACCCGGCCAAGGTGGCGCTCTACGCCGGCCGCGCCGGCGTGCAGGCGGCGCGGCTCTTCGCGTGGGGCGAGGCGGCCGCGTTTTACGAGGCGGCAATCGCGGCCGCCGAGCGCATCGACGGGTTCGACCAGCGGATGTTTGCCGGCCTGCTGCACGGTGCCGCCTTTGCCCATCTGCGCGGTCGGGACATGGGTCCCTGCCTGGCCCGTTATCGTGCCGCGGTGGCCGCATATGAAGCCGTGGGTGAGGTTCGCTCGTTAGCGCTGGCGCTCAAGGAACAAGCGGATGCCATGCTCACGATGCGTGGACCGAACGTCGATATCGAGCCGCTGCAGAACGTGCTGGATCGTCTGGGGCCGGACGCCGACGATGTGGCCGGCCGACTACTGACCACTATTGCCCAGGTGCAATGGGTAACGAATCGTCTGGCCGAGGCGGAATCTACGGCCGAGCGGGCCGTGGGCATCAGTGCGCGCACCGGCGACACCGTGCTGGCGGCCAGCGCCCACGTCGTGCGGGCGATCGCTCAAGCGCAACAGTTGCGTGTCGACGATGCCCTGGCCAGCTACGAGAAGGCGCTCACGATAACGTTGCGTAGCGGGGACCTGCGTCTGCAGAACTGGCCTCGCCAGCGTATTCCGATGGTGCTCTTCTGGGCCGGAAGACTCGACGATGCCATGGCGGCGGCCCGCGAAGCGGAGTCGCTGGTCCTCCAGACCCACGACTGGGCCGAGCACTCCCTGGGTCTCGGAACCCAGGCCTGTATCGCCGTGGCGCGCGGCGACATGCGTACTGCCGGCCGTTGCGTGGAGCAGACACTCGCCATGATCCGTCGCACGCGCTACCCGTGGGGCGCGCCGCTCTGCCTGCCGGCACTTGCCGGTGCGCACGTCGGACGCGGAGCGTATGCGGATGCCAGGCGAACCCTGGAAACGTTGGTCAGTCCCGGGCAGGTCTTCGACGAGCCCGGCGGGGGCATCCAGCTCCTGGCTAGGCTCTATGGGGACCTGGTGCGTGCGTACACCGAGCCGTCACCGACGATAAGGGCCGAGTTAGCCACCGCCATGCTCACTGCCATTCCATGGCCGGAAAAGGCGGACGTCAACAGCCTGGGACCGCTGTGTGCCGCAGTCGAAGTGGCGGACCTCGCCGGGGTGTCCGAACTCGCGGCGCGCGCCTACGAACCCTTGCTGTACGCCGAGACGCAGGGCGTGGTGTTCTCGAGCGGGTGGGTGTTTCTGCTCTCGCGGGTGCTGGGTGTTGCCGCGGCGCTGCTCGGTGACCGCGCTCGGGCCGAGGTCCACTTTCGCACCGCAATTGCCGCCGCCCAAAGAGCTGGGGCCGGTCCGGAACTCGGCCGTGCCTGCTTCGACCTGGCGCGCCTATTGGCCGCCGCTCGGGCGGAAACTAGCATCGGTGACGAAACGCGCCAGCTCATCGACCTCGCCCTGAGCGCCTTCGGACGTGGGGGTCTCGCCCCGTGGACGGCTCGGGCAGAGGCCTGGGCAGCCGCGCACGGAATCGAGGTTGTGCCCTTGGCGCGGGCAAGCGGTGTTGCGGATCAGGCGCAACCGTGGTCGGGCCAGGCAGCAGCGGGCATCGCCAGGACTCCGGAGCGGCAGGTGCTGGCGGTGCTCTTCACCGATCTGGCAGGGTCCACCGAGCTTATTGACCGGCTCGGGGACGTTGGTGCCCGGGCCGTGCTGCGACGGCACGACCACATTGTCAGGCGCTGCCTGACGAAACGTGGCGCTCGGCAGCTCAAACACACCGGCGACGGTTTCATGGCGGCGTTTGCGGCCGCCGCCGACGCCGTCAGGTGCGCCCTCGACATCCAGGCCGAACTGGCCAAACAGAACACGGCCGACGCGGACGCTCGGCTGCTAGTTCGCATCGGCATTAGTGCGGGCGAACCCGTCCGCGACGGCAGCGAATTGTTTGGCGCGGCCGTGAACGCTGCGGCCCGGATTTGCGGGCGTGCCCGGCCCGGTCAGGTGCTGGTGGCGGACGTCGTGCGCCAGCTAATCGCCGATCCGGCGTTCTCTTTCGTGGACCGTGGCCGCGTTTCTTTGCGCGGGTTCCGCGAACGAGTTCACGTGTTCGAAGTGCAGCGCAAACCGCCACTGACGCGCCCACGGCGCGCAAGAAAAGGAGAAGGCAATGCCCATCAGCGGTGA
- a CDS encoding PIN domain-containing protein — protein MIAVDSNILVYAHREDSAWHDAASACVVQLAESRAPWAIPWPCIHEFLAIVTHPRIYVPPTPVPVAVDQVEAWLESPTLVVLAEADRYWRKLREVIDTGRVGGPLVHDARVAALCQQHGVTELWTADRDFGRFPGLKTRNPLVV, from the coding sequence GTGATTGCCGTCGACAGCAACATCCTCGTATACGCCCACCGCGAAGACTCGGCCTGGCATGACGCCGCCTCTGCGTGCGTCGTGCAACTCGCCGAGAGCCGCGCGCCGTGGGCCATCCCCTGGCCCTGCATTCATGAGTTCCTCGCCATCGTCACCCATCCGCGCATTTACGTCCCACCGACCCCCGTGCCTGTCGCCGTGGACCAGGTGGAAGCCTGGCTCGAATCGCCGACCCTGGTGGTGCTCGCCGAGGCCGATCGTTACTGGAGGAAGCTGCGCGAAGTCATCGACACGGGCCGGGTTGGCGGGCCGCTGGTGCACGATGCGAGAGTGGCTGCGCTCTGCCAGCAGCACGGGGTCACCGAATTGTGGACGGCCGACCGTGACTTCGGGCGGTTCCCAGGACTGAAAACGCGCAACCCCCTGGTGGTCTGA
- the obgE gene encoding GTPase ObgE has translation MKFIDEAVVHVRAGDGGRGCVAFLREKYRPHGGPSGGDGGDGGDVVLVTDPGLTTLLDFKFQPLLRAGRGEHGRGKHQFGKRGTDLEVRVPVGTIVRDAENGVVVVDLTEPRCRYVVARGGKGGRGNMHYATPTNQAPRYAQPGTPGEDLRLRLELHLMADVGLVGYPNAGKSTLISRVSAARPRIADYPFTTLVPHLGVVRAGETFSFVLADIPGLIEGAHRGLGLGHRFLRHLSRTSMLIHLIDVSGLSGRDPLADYDAINHELAAFDATLAAKPQVVVGNKLDLAEARRAFPELQGRFAARGIELHGISAATGAGVGALMGDVGGQVRTLRAERHAAAAPVPWSPDLAAERNGE, from the coding sequence ATGAAATTCATTGACGAAGCCGTAGTCCACGTTCGGGCGGGCGACGGCGGGCGCGGCTGCGTGGCGTTCCTGCGCGAGAAGTACCGGCCGCACGGTGGCCCCAGCGGCGGCGACGGAGGCGATGGCGGTGACGTTGTCCTCGTGACCGACCCGGGGTTGACGACACTGCTCGACTTCAAGTTCCAGCCGTTGTTACGGGCCGGGCGAGGAGAGCACGGTCGCGGCAAACACCAGTTCGGCAAGCGCGGAACCGACCTCGAAGTGCGGGTTCCCGTGGGTACCATCGTGCGCGATGCCGAAAACGGCGTGGTGGTTGTCGACCTGACGGAGCCGCGCTGCCGATATGTCGTCGCTCGCGGCGGCAAGGGGGGGCGCGGCAACATGCATTACGCCACGCCCACCAACCAGGCCCCACGATATGCGCAGCCGGGAACGCCGGGAGAGGACTTGCGTCTACGGCTGGAACTGCACCTGATGGCCGACGTCGGGTTGGTCGGCTACCCGAATGCCGGCAAGTCTACCTTGATCAGCAGGGTTTCGGCGGCGCGGCCACGAATTGCCGACTACCCTTTCACGACTCTGGTCCCGCACCTCGGTGTGGTCCGTGCCGGCGAGACGTTCAGCTTCGTGCTCGCCGACATCCCTGGCCTGATCGAGGGGGCACACCGCGGCCTCGGGTTGGGGCATCGGTTCCTGCGCCACCTTTCGCGGACGTCGATGCTGATTCACCTGATCGACGTGAGCGGGCTGAGCGGACGCGATCCGCTTGCCGATTACGACGCGATCAACCACGAACTGGCCGCCTTCGACGCGACGCTCGCTGCCAAGCCGCAGGTGGTTGTCGGCAACAAGCTGGATCTGGCGGAGGCGCGCCGGGCGTTTCCGGAGCTGCAGGGCCGCTTCGCGGCACGCGGCATCGAGCTGCACGGGATTTCCGCGGCGACCGGTGCTGGCGTGGGCGCTCTAATGGGCGACGTCGGCGGGCAGGTACGGACGTTGCGCGCCGAGCGCCATGCCGCCGCGGCGCCGGTGCCCTGGTCGCCGGATCTGGCGGCCGAAAGAAACGGGGAATGA
- a CDS encoding type II toxin-antitoxin system VapB family antitoxin — protein MKTTIQIPDSLFNEARRLANRENTTLKSLVEQGLRRIIAEHKSAEPFRLRKVGFKGRGLNPGLAEAAWEQIRDLSYEGRGG, from the coding sequence ATGAAGACAACCATTCAGATTCCCGACAGCCTCTTTAACGAAGCCCGCCGGCTGGCGAACCGCGAGAACACGACGCTTAAGTCGCTGGTCGAGCAGGGGCTGCGGCGAATCATCGCCGAGCACAAGAGCGCCGAGCCGTTTCGCCTGCGCAAGGTCGGTTTCAAGGGCCGGGGACTGAATCCGGGCCTTGCCGAGGCCGCATGGGAACAGATCCGTGACCTGAGCTACGAGGGCCGCGGCGGGTGA